GATGACCTTAAAAAAGAGCACCTGAATGAACTTTGCCACTGGATTAACATCTCAGGAGGCCTTATAATCGGCAAGGATAAAGCCGCCGAACTTGCAGAAAAAGTAATGAATATAAGATAAACATACATTTTTTTAAGCGTAAAAAAAAAGCATCTCCATCTTTGTTAATGGAGAGGTACACGGATGTTATTACATGCATATTTTATGGGGTTTTTTATGCCTGCAACTCCGGATTATGACCCGGGGCAGGGCCGCATCCGGATTAAACAAAACATCCCTGAGGATGTCCTGAATTAAAGTTCTGGTCGTTCTGGTCTTTATGATTATTAATTATCTGGTCTTTTTTTGGGATTGGTAATAATATATTTGGGGTTTGGGGGGTTGGTTGCTGTTAATATCTGGATTGTCTCTCTGATTCCTATTCTGGCATTTAGGATTTCATTTAATGGTTGGATCGGTTAATCTGGGTATTTGCGGGCCAAAAGGCCCTATAAATTACGATCTATTATTGATTGGTATTGTCTGGTTATCCGGGAATTCCGGATATTGTCCGGAGTTTTTATTATATGATGAAGTTTTGACGGACCTGTCACCGGTATGGGGAAATTAATTCAGACTGAATGGCCGTAATTAATATTTCAGGCCCGCCCGATTACTCTTTCACCGGTTTGATCTACTTTAGCATTTAACAGAATCTGCCGGAAGAAGACTGTTCAGATTAAGGTCTGGCAACCACCTGAACTCTTCTTTAACCGGCATAATTCATGAACAGATCTTCTGGTTATTCTGATATCTGTTATTACTGAATCATCACCTCGGTATTTACTCGGGATATGCAGAAAAGGGTGGGGTTATTTTCCCCTTCTCTGCCACCCTGATAAATAAGTCACCGCCTGATTATATAAATGGTTAAAATATCACAGATTACTGCTTTTAACCGGACGGTTAAACGGTAAAATCTCCGGGTAAAAGAAACACGAGGGAAATATTCAGGATAAGAAGCAGATAAAGAACTCCGATCTGAAAATTAAGCAGAAAAACAGGGATTAGATCAGAATCAGATCTCACCCTGAGAAGAGAGAATATCTTTCAGGTGTTGCAGGTCACTCAGAAACTCTCCGATATTCTGATATCTGTCTTTTGGCATCTTCTCAAGGCATTTCATAATGATTCTGTCGAAAGGCTCATCAGACAGGCGGTTTTCCGATGGCTTCATCGGCATACGGTGGATAATCTCATCAGTCATCTCACCCACACCTCCGCCAAAGAACGGCCTCATGCCAACGACCATCTCATAAAATACAACGCCCATCTGATAGATATCAGTCCTCTCATCAGGCACACCAAACCTGCGTGGTGCAATCTGTTCAGGAGCTGCATAGTTAAGTGAAAAACCAACAACCGTGGTCTCATGACCGTCTGAGATCATCTTGCCAAGGCCCCAGTCGGTAATCTTTGCCGTACCGTCTTTGGTCACTAAAATATTCTGCGGTTTTATATCGCGGTGTATGATACCGAGTTTATGTGCATATGAGAGACCTTCAGCTATTCCCTCAATAATCTTAAGAGTCTCTTTTAGAGGGAGAGGTTTTTCAGACTCAGAAAGATCAGATACAACGTACTCCATCTCAACGAAAGGAACAGGCAGAATATTGACTGAATTCAGCCTCACAATATTTTTATGCGATAATTCCTCCCATATTCTCATCTCCTTCATAAAAAAGCGCCCCGTAACCTCATCAAAGTTAATCGGAACCTTCACAGCAACAACTTCGCCGTCATCCCTCCTGACAGCTTTAAATACCCTGGCAATACCCCCTTTACCGATAAATTCCACACCGTAATAACGCTCACCAAGGCATTCCGGGAAATATGAACCTGAAAGTGCCGAACCCATAATGCCGTATTCATTGTCAAAGACTGTGGTGTGATCATAATTAGAGACAACAACAGTGTCGGATGAGACAATTTCCGGATGAAAACCCGAAATTATCTCCTCTTTTACTGATTTCTGGGGAGAACTCTCATATATGTAGAAATAAAGAAGAGGAAGACAGATCGACAGAATCAGGGATACTGGGTATATAATTGAATTTAAAGGTCCGAGATCAACCGGTGCGGTATAAAGAGATACAAAAAAATAAATAAATCCAAACGCTGCGAGTGGTGCATGAAGCCTGCTCAGGAGGACCGGCACTCCACCTTTAATAAAATTGTACGATAATAACGCCGAAGACGCGATCAGAAATGTCGTTAAAGCAATGAATAATACCTGAATAATCCCGTAATCGATATTTCTTATGATCAGCCGTGAGGTATATGAGACCACGGAATAGAGCATTGCAACCGCAATTGCAATATATCCGCCATAAAAGAATTTTATCCCGTTTCTCCTTATGCGGGAACCGCTGCTCTCAACTTCCCTGTAACCGCCGACAAGGTCAAGCATTCCGGCAATAACACCTGACATAAGCAGCATAAGAACTACCACTTCAACGGGAGATACCCCTGAGAGCCACGCCACCGGCGGAGGGTTCTGAACCGGCTGGCTGAAATTCAGTCCCGGAAATTCACCGCGGCTATTATTATCAGGCAACCTGCTGCCATTCACCGGATCTGGTTTCTCTCTGCCGCCTTCTCCGGGAGAAAAACCTCCAGGAGGCGGAAGTATGTAATACGAAACATGGGATATGAGAGGATAATTATCCTCAACAAAGTTATGTCCCGGAAAAATTCGGCCGCCTGACGGATTGATCCCATTCACAGTATAGAAATTCCGGTCCGGAACAATGACTTTATCATCAGAATAACCGATATATGGCACATCACCAATGCCGTCACCGCTCCCGTCAATACCGACATAATCATTCCAGTAATTGCCCAGTGGTGAGTTGAAACTGTTCTCTTTATAAATATACTCTCTATCCGGTGAATACCACACCACTCCGGGAGAGAGGCATCTGACATTGACATTATTCTCAAAATCATTCAGATATACTATGCACCCTTCAGACTCATCAATAAAAAGACCAACCTCATGACCACGGATTGTGTTCTCCCTGACTGTGACGTCTGATGAACGGTAGATCGTAATTCCGGAAGGAGTGGACTGAATATCACATTCACTGACAGTTATATTCCCGCCACGGACAATTATGCCGGAATCGGCATTACCACTCACAATCAGCCCTTTTACTGAGACATAATCTGCATTTATCTTTATTCCCGCATCTCCGAATGAACTCTCGATCTTTGGAGTGCCCTTTCCGGAGTCATTTCCAAGGAGGGTCAGGGGTTTATCAATGAGGATATTTTCTGCATAAACGCCCGAACTTACAATTACGGTATCACCAGGATTACTTGCATTAATTGCAGAGGCAATATCTGGAAAACCGTCATCGCCGCCGACATAAACAGATGCACCAGATGCCGCACCGGGAATTAACAGAATAAGCAGTGAAAGGAGAAGAAGGCGGCAGAGAAAACCGGAAATTTCAGGGCTGGATCGAATCTCCGGTATTATCATTACTGCTGCCTCCGATTAAAATAAAATCTCCGTCATCAGAACGGAAATCATGATAATATATTATATTACTTAAAAGGCATTAAATATGAGTCTTGCACCGCGGGGACCACGCCCCAGGTCGATCATATCTCCGCCTTTAAGAGCAGTTTCACGGAAGGGTGTTATCTTTTCGCTGTTTATATAAGAACCGCCTGTAGAGTCACAGTCTTCAAAATACCAGATATTATGCCTTCTGAAAAAACGGGCATGAGGTTTTGTAACTCTTGTAACGGCCTCATACGAACCGGAAATTACAACCGCATCATCTGAATAACTGTACTGGGGTGCTGAATGGTCCTCCCTGCCAATCCTGACATCATCTGACTTCAGAGGGTAAGCACTCCCGTCGTCCTCCCCTCCGAGCATAACCAGAACAGGTACATCAGAGCCGGACTCATCCGCAATCATCTTTCTTATATTATCAAGTTTATCATTGATCTCACTCTCACCGATTCTTACGTCAATGTTTGAAAATATGCTCAGATTTCTGATTATTCCTTCCATCCCACCCGGAATTATAGAATATTTCCAGACCGGAAGAGCACCTTTAGAAGTCTGACGGCCCATACCGGCCTCCTTTTTTATCACTCCTGTTTTAAGCAGTTTGTCAAGATGCTTCTTTGTATTCTCATAACTGGTATCAATCTCTTTTGCAATCTCACGGACCTCTTTCGGATGATGCTCAATAAACTTCAGTATTCTGAGCCTTGTC
The sequence above is a segment of the Methanoplanus limicola DSM 2279 genome. Coding sequences within it:
- a CDS encoding FHA domain-containing protein, yielding MAGIYDENEKTIAISSDPDFFEDLSEYLNVLSNPTRLRILKFIEHHPKEVREIAKEIDTSYENTKKHLDKLLKTGVIKKEAGMGRQTSKGALPVWKYSIIPGGMEGIIRNLSIFSNIDVRIGESEINDKLDNIRKMIADESGSDVPVLVMLGGEDDGSAYPLKSDDVRIGREDHSAPQYSYSDDAVVISGSYEAVTRVTKPHARFFRRHNIWYFEDCDSTGGSYINSEKITPFRETALKGGDMIDLGRGPRGARLIFNAF
- a CDS encoding protein kinase domain-containing protein; the encoded protein is MIIPEIRSSPEISGFLCRLLLLSLLILLIPGAASGASVYVGGDDGFPDIASAINASNPGDTVIVSSGVYAENILIDKPLTLLGNDSGKGTPKIESSFGDAGIKINADYVSVKGLIVSGNADSGIIVRGGNITVSECDIQSTPSGITIYRSSDVTVRENTIRGHEVGLFIDESEGCIVYLNDFENNVNVRCLSPGVVWYSPDREYIYKENSFNSPLGNYWNDYVGIDGSGDGIGDVPYIGYSDDKVIVPDRNFYTVNGINPSGGRIFPGHNFVEDNYPLISHVSYYILPPPGGFSPGEGGREKPDPVNGSRLPDNNSRGEFPGLNFSQPVQNPPPVAWLSGVSPVEVVVLMLLMSGVIAGMLDLVGGYREVESSGSRIRRNGIKFFYGGYIAIAVAMLYSVVSYTSRLIIRNIDYGIIQVLFIALTTFLIASSALLSYNFIKGGVPVLLSRLHAPLAAFGFIYFFVSLYTAPVDLGPLNSIIYPVSLILSICLPLLYFYIYESSPQKSVKEEIISGFHPEIVSSDTVVVSNYDHTTVFDNEYGIMGSALSGSYFPECLGERYYGVEFIGKGGIARVFKAVRRDDGEVVAVKVPINFDEVTGRFFMKEMRIWEELSHKNIVRLNSVNILPVPFVEMEYVVSDLSESEKPLPLKETLKIIEGIAEGLSYAHKLGIIHRDIKPQNILVTKDGTAKITDWGLGKMISDGHETTVVGFSLNYAAPEQIAPRRFGVPDERTDIYQMGVVFYEMVVGMRPFFGGGVGEMTDEIIHRMPMKPSENRLSDEPFDRIIMKCLEKMPKDRYQNIGEFLSDLQHLKDILSSQGEI